Proteins from a genomic interval of Cuculus canorus isolate bCucCan1 chromosome 17, bCucCan1.pri, whole genome shotgun sequence:
- the PPM1F gene encoding protein phosphatase 1F isoform X1 gives MALEAEAAALGSFLGAFPAPLGPAEPLPWGGAGGGALSRAEVLGAMAELAGGLLGARRGVSPLLAASLIHAAVDEVLQTDLTEFKQQSVETEVEGDQERFTLLDGESLQRCFFNKLWDICSEWQKQLPPLRPLKRFLLISVHAIRNTRRKMEDRHVLLPEFNQLFGLSDDVDRAYFAVFDGHGGVDAANYSATHLHVSVGLHKEIVKNPAEALKCSFQETDEMFLFKAKREKLRSGTTGVSALIVGNKLHIAWLGDSQVMLVQQGKAVTLMEPHKPEREDERARIETLGGCVTYMDCWRVNGTLAISRAIGDICQKPYISGDADGDSFDLTGSEDYLLLACDGFFDAVKPYEVVDLVLDHLMQTQGEGLKAAERLVAAAKENGSSDNITVLVVFLRDPRDILADCLRDTKRLGAGDDARSSTFNFLSCEAEATQ, from the exons ATGGCGCTGGAGGCGGAGGCAGCAGCGCTCGGCTCGTTCCTCGGGGCCTTCCCGGCCCCGCTGGGCCCCGCGGAGCCGCTGCCCTGGGGcggcgcgggcggcggcgccCTCAGCAGGGCAGAGGTGCTGGGGGCGATGGCCGAGCTGGCGGGGGGCCTGCTGGGCGCCCG CAGAGGTGTTTCACCACTTCTTGCAGCATCGTTGATCCATGCTGCAGTTGATGAAGTTCTCCAAACAGACTTGACTGAATTTAAGCAGCAAAGTGTGGAAACGGAGGTAGAAGGAGATCAGGAAAGGTTCACCT TGCTGGATGGAGAGTCGTTGCAGCGCTGCTTCTTTAACAAGCTTTGGGATATCTGTTCTGAGTGGCAAAAGCAGTTGCCGCCACTGAGACCACTGAAGCGGTTCCTGCTTATTTCTGTCCATGCCATCCGTAACACTCGACGGAAAATGGAGGACCGCCACGTTCTGCTCCCGGAATTCAATCAGCTATTTGGTTTATCA GATGACGTTGATCGTGCTTACTTTGCGGTATTTGATGGCCATGGTGGAGTGGATGCTGCCAATTATTCAGCAACCCATTTGCATGTCAGTGTTGGGTTACACAAAGAGATTGTTAAGAATCCAGCTGAGGCCTTGAAATGCTCTTTCCAGGAGACagatgaaatgtttcttttcaaagccaAAAGAGAG AAGCTGCGGAGTGGTACCACGGGCGTATCTGCATTGATTGTAGGGAACAAGCTACACATAGCCTGGCTAGGGGACTCACAGGTAATGCTTGTACAGCAAGGAAAAGCCGTGACGTTAATGGAACCTCACAAACCAGAAAGAGAA GATGAGAGAGCACGTATTGAGACCCTGGGTGGTTGCGTAACCTATATGGACTGCTGGCGCGTTAACGGTACCTTGGCTATTTCCAGAGCAATTG GTGACATATGTCAGAAACCCTACATCTCTGGTGATGCTGATGGAGATTCCTTTGATCTGACTGGTTCTGAAGATTACTTGCTCCTAGCCTGCGATGGATTCTTTGATGCTGTCAAGCCATATGAGGTTGTAGACTTGGTCCTAGATCATTTAATGCAAACCCAGGGAGAGGGGCTTAAAGCGGCGGAAAGACTGGTGGCTGCTGCGAAGGAAAATGGATCCAGCGATAACATCACTGTTCTAGTGGTGTTCTTGAGGGATCCTCGGGACATCTTGGCAGACTGTCTCAGAGACACTAAGAGACTTGGGGCTGGTGACGATGCTCGAAGCTCGACGTTTAATTTCCTCAGTTGTGAGGCAGAAGCCACACAGTGA
- the PPM1F gene encoding protein phosphatase 1F isoform X2 gives MALEAEAAALGSFLGAFPAPLGPAEPLPWGGAGGGALSRAEVLGAMAELAGGLLGARGVSPLLAASLIHAAVDEVLQTDLTEFKQQSVETEVEGDQERFTLLDGESLQRCFFNKLWDICSEWQKQLPPLRPLKRFLLISVHAIRNTRRKMEDRHVLLPEFNQLFGLSDDVDRAYFAVFDGHGGVDAANYSATHLHVSVGLHKEIVKNPAEALKCSFQETDEMFLFKAKREKLRSGTTGVSALIVGNKLHIAWLGDSQVMLVQQGKAVTLMEPHKPEREDERARIETLGGCVTYMDCWRVNGTLAISRAIGDICQKPYISGDADGDSFDLTGSEDYLLLACDGFFDAVKPYEVVDLVLDHLMQTQGEGLKAAERLVAAAKENGSSDNITVLVVFLRDPRDILADCLRDTKRLGAGDDARSSTFNFLSCEAEATQ, from the exons ATGGCGCTGGAGGCGGAGGCAGCAGCGCTCGGCTCGTTCCTCGGGGCCTTCCCGGCCCCGCTGGGCCCCGCGGAGCCGCTGCCCTGGGGcggcgcgggcggcggcgccCTCAGCAGGGCAGAGGTGCTGGGGGCGATGGCCGAGCTGGCGGGGGGCCTGCTGGGCGCCCG AGGTGTTTCACCACTTCTTGCAGCATCGTTGATCCATGCTGCAGTTGATGAAGTTCTCCAAACAGACTTGACTGAATTTAAGCAGCAAAGTGTGGAAACGGAGGTAGAAGGAGATCAGGAAAGGTTCACCT TGCTGGATGGAGAGTCGTTGCAGCGCTGCTTCTTTAACAAGCTTTGGGATATCTGTTCTGAGTGGCAAAAGCAGTTGCCGCCACTGAGACCACTGAAGCGGTTCCTGCTTATTTCTGTCCATGCCATCCGTAACACTCGACGGAAAATGGAGGACCGCCACGTTCTGCTCCCGGAATTCAATCAGCTATTTGGTTTATCA GATGACGTTGATCGTGCTTACTTTGCGGTATTTGATGGCCATGGTGGAGTGGATGCTGCCAATTATTCAGCAACCCATTTGCATGTCAGTGTTGGGTTACACAAAGAGATTGTTAAGAATCCAGCTGAGGCCTTGAAATGCTCTTTCCAGGAGACagatgaaatgtttcttttcaaagccaAAAGAGAG AAGCTGCGGAGTGGTACCACGGGCGTATCTGCATTGATTGTAGGGAACAAGCTACACATAGCCTGGCTAGGGGACTCACAGGTAATGCTTGTACAGCAAGGAAAAGCCGTGACGTTAATGGAACCTCACAAACCAGAAAGAGAA GATGAGAGAGCACGTATTGAGACCCTGGGTGGTTGCGTAACCTATATGGACTGCTGGCGCGTTAACGGTACCTTGGCTATTTCCAGAGCAATTG GTGACATATGTCAGAAACCCTACATCTCTGGTGATGCTGATGGAGATTCCTTTGATCTGACTGGTTCTGAAGATTACTTGCTCCTAGCCTGCGATGGATTCTTTGATGCTGTCAAGCCATATGAGGTTGTAGACTTGGTCCTAGATCATTTAATGCAAACCCAGGGAGAGGGGCTTAAAGCGGCGGAAAGACTGGTGGCTGCTGCGAAGGAAAATGGATCCAGCGATAACATCACTGTTCTAGTGGTGTTCTTGAGGGATCCTCGGGACATCTTGGCAGACTGTCTCAGAGACACTAAGAGACTTGGGGCTGGTGACGATGCTCGAAGCTCGACGTTTAATTTCCTCAGTTGTGAGGCAGAAGCCACACAGTGA